Genomic DNA from Canis lupus dingo isolate Sandy chromosome 4, ASM325472v2, whole genome shotgun sequence:
CCCCCGCCCAGCTGGGTGCGCTTGGAGGACTCGCTCAGGAGCTCCAGAGACGTCTCTGCAATGCACGCACCCAACTGTCCGCGCACCACTTGGCTGAGCCCCGCTTCCTCGCGCCCCAGTTTCCCTACATTTCGGATTCTTTTCTCCGCTTCTGGGCACCCCGACCCTGCCCAGGGTTGACAGCTTAGGGAGAGGAacaggtggggcgggggtggggggagaaggggacGCAGGCTAGTGGCTTGGTCCTGGGGCGCTGATCTGGGCCCCTTTGCCAGCGGCCTCCCTCCACCTGGTTTGGAAGCCTTCCCTCCCCGGGGGCACCCCGCAccccggccgcccctcccccgcctcttGCCAGGCCGCCCTTTGGCCTTTCCCGGTCCTcgtccctccccccgcccgggTGGGCCCCAGCACCTCCTAATCcgctctccccctccccgctccGGGGAGGCCCCTGGGCTCCGACTGcgcgccccgggccgggccgAGTCAGTAGGCGCAGCTGCTGGGCAGCAGGTCGTAGCGCCCCCCGCTGTAGACCACCACGCCAGGCGGGTAGTAGACCAGGTCGGGCTCCGCGGGGTGGAGAGGCGCCAGGGCCTGCAGCCCCTGATCCTCGGGCTCGGGCTTGGTGGTGGCCGTGAACCGGCGCATGCTGGGTAGCGACGGCGACGCGAGGCGCCACAGCAGACTCTTGAGCGCTTGGCGGAACTCGCGGCGCGCCAGGCAGTAGAGGACGGGGTTGAGGCAGCTGTTGGAGTGCGCCAGGCACACGCTCACCGGGAACGCGTACACCTGGCACAGGAAGTACTCTTGGCTGAAGGGCACCGCGTTGAACTTGATGAGGAGGCTCCAGGTGGTGAGCGCCTGGTTGGGCAGCcaacacaggaagaaggagaggaccACGAGGGTCACCGACCTAGTGACCTTGGACCGTCTGCGGGCGCTGGCCGCGGCcaggccgccccccgccgcggggGCCCCTCCTTCGGCCCCAGCCACGCGGCGGGCGGAGATGAAGCGCAGCAGCAGCAGGTAGCACAGGCTGATGGTGAACAGCGGAAGCACGAAGCCCAGCAGCACCTTCTGCAGGTGGTAGAGGCCCAGCCACACCTGTCTGTCCCCGCCCAGCAGCCTGTCGGGGAAGCGCACCAGGCACAGCTCGTCGCCCATCACCCTGACGGTGGTGGAGAAGGCGGCGTTGGGCAGCGAGGCCAGCGCGGCGCACGCCCAGAGCAGCGCGCACAGCGCTTTGGCCGAGAAGCCGCAGCCGCGCCCCAGGCTCGGGCCGCAGCAGCAGGCGCCCCGGCCGTGCCCTCGGGGCCCGCGGCTCTTGAGAGCGGAGGCCACCGAGTGGTAGCGCGCCACGCTCATGGAGGTGAGGAAGAAGACGCTGGCGTACATGTTCATGGACGTCACCACCGACACGATCTTACACATGGCCTTGCCGAAGGGCCATCTGAAGTCGAGAGCGTTTTCTACGGCCCAGAAGGGCAGAGTGAGCACGAACTGGAAGTCCGTCAGCGCCAGGTTGGTGACAAAGAGGTTGATGGAGGACTTGCGCCACCCCTGCTGCCTCTTCATTAGGTAGAGCACCAGCAGGTTGCCCGTCAGGCCCAGGGCGCAGACCACCCAGTACACGGCGCTGATGAGCATCCGCACTCGGGCCTCGGTGTCCGCGCTGCCGGCCCCGCCGGGGCCCCACGGGGGCCCGGCCGCCGCGCCGTCgggcagctccagccccagctcccagccctggTCCTGGGGCCGCAGCGACGCGTTGCCGCTGCTGTTGGCCGCCTGTAGAAGGTACGGGATCAGACTGAAGGGTCCCGCGAGCTCCTTTCCGCCAGCCTGCTCATTCATGGTGACTGCATTCATCGTGGCTGCAGCGCCCCCCTGCAAGCGCAGGTGCCTCTGGGGCGCTccggtgggtgggggggggcgtcA
This window encodes:
- the RXFP3 gene encoding relaxin-3 receptor 1, producing MPPEDKDRDDSNAIMNQEINIHPPEALSPSSGQAEMSRVRRSEACSLLGTRGKGEEQAGGLCAQPASCSSRRRAWQVQHLGKRPLGPRAELRMLPGSPQPGLSGSAWNSGGPAGDCGGGEVREQRGPRTETLSKQQQQQQQQQQRNPTKVFESSGASPPGGVLSGRAGVGRGATGAVGDASDLGQRTLGRPRLALGVTRSALEFPSRTDAERSARAQAPQRHLRLQGGAAATMNAVTMNEQAGGKELAGPFSLIPYLLQAANSSGNASLRPQDQGWELGLELPDGAAAGPPWGPGGAGSADTEARVRMLISAVYWVVCALGLTGNLLVLYLMKRQQGWRKSSINLFVTNLALTDFQFVLTLPFWAVENALDFRWPFGKAMCKIVSVVTSMNMYASVFFLTSMSVARYHSVASALKSRGPRGHGRGACCCGPSLGRGCGFSAKALCALLWACAALASLPNAAFSTTVRVMGDELCLVRFPDRLLGGDRQVWLGLYHLQKVLLGFVLPLFTISLCYLLLLRFISARRVAGAEGGAPAAGGGLAAASARRRSKVTRSVTLVVLSFFLCWLPNQALTTWSLLIKFNAVPFSQEYFLCQVYAFPVSVCLAHSNSCLNPVLYCLARREFRQALKSLLWRLASPSLPSMRRFTATTKPEPEDQGLQALAPLHPAEPDLVYYPPGVVVYSGGRYDLLPSSCAY